A genomic stretch from Mycobacterium malmoense includes:
- a CDS encoding CDP-alcohol phosphatidyltransferase family protein yields MEPVPPPNRVLTVPNALSAIRLVLIPVFVYVLLFAHANGWAVAILMFSGASDWADGKIARLLDQSSRLGVLLDPAVDRLYMVTVPVVMALGGIVPWWFVVTLLARDGLLAASLPLLRSRGLSALPVTYVGKAATFALMSGFPLVLLGTGGALWSRVLRACGWGFLGWGLYAYLWAFVLYAVQMTLVVRRMPKLTRLARQPVARKAGEDG; encoded by the coding sequence ATGGAGCCGGTGCCTCCGCCCAATCGGGTGCTGACCGTACCCAACGCGCTGAGCGCTATCCGCCTGGTGCTCATCCCGGTGTTCGTCTACGTCCTGCTGTTCGCGCACGCGAACGGCTGGGCGGTGGCCATCCTGATGTTTAGCGGCGCCTCGGACTGGGCCGACGGCAAGATCGCCCGGTTGCTCGACCAGTCCTCGCGGCTCGGCGTTCTGCTCGATCCGGCGGTCGACCGCCTCTACATGGTGACCGTCCCCGTCGTGATGGCGCTGGGCGGGATCGTGCCGTGGTGGTTCGTCGTGACCCTGCTGGCCCGCGACGGGCTGCTGGCCGCGTCGCTGCCGCTGCTCCGCAGCCGCGGCTTGTCGGCGCTGCCGGTGACCTACGTCGGCAAGGCCGCGACGTTTGCGTTGATGTCCGGCTTTCCGTTGGTCCTGCTGGGAACGGGCGGCGCGTTGTGGAGCCGGGTGCTCAGGGCCTGTGGCTGGGGCTTTTTGGGCTGGGGTTTGTACGCGTACCTGTGGGCGTTCGTGCTGTATGCGGTGCAGATGACGTTGGTCGTGCGCCGGATGCCCAAGCTCACACGCCTCGCCCGTCAGCCCGTCGCCCGCAAAGCGGGTGAGGATGGCTGA
- a CDS encoding DUF881 domain-containing protein has protein sequence MADTDRLLGGYDPNAGRSAHAAARPQLIPVPSLLRALLSEHLDPGYAAAAAKRGGAAEPQNGRERAFGWLWQAMAALLIAAVFAAAVAQARSVAPGVRSEQQLLVQTVRSAETAAAKLAQQRGALSTRVDDVQRLALADNAEGRRLLTRLDALSLAAASTPVIGPGLTVTVTDPGVGPNLSDVSKQRVAGSRQIILDRDLQLVVNSLWASGAEAISVGGVRIGPNVTIRQAGGAILVDNNPTASPYTVLAVGPAHAMRDAFDHSPGLQRLRLLEASYGVVVTVNVADGLSLPAGSIRDVKFAKQIGPQ, from the coding sequence ATGGCTGACACCGACCGCCTGCTCGGCGGCTACGACCCCAACGCCGGCCGCAGCGCCCACGCCGCGGCCCGGCCGCAACTGATCCCGGTGCCCTCCCTGCTGCGGGCGTTGCTGTCGGAGCATCTGGATCCGGGTTACGCCGCGGCCGCGGCCAAACGCGGCGGCGCCGCCGAGCCGCAAAACGGGCGGGAACGCGCTTTCGGCTGGCTGTGGCAGGCGATGGCGGCGCTGCTGATCGCCGCGGTGTTCGCCGCGGCGGTGGCGCAGGCCCGCTCGGTTGCGCCCGGGGTGCGCAGCGAGCAGCAGCTGCTGGTGCAAACCGTGCGTTCGGCGGAAACCGCGGCCGCCAAGTTGGCTCAACAGCGCGGCGCGCTGTCGACCCGGGTCGACGACGTGCAGCGACTCGCGCTGGCGGACAACGCCGAGGGGCGGCGGCTGCTGACCCGCCTCGACGCGCTGAGCCTCGCGGCGGCCAGCACACCGGTCATTGGCCCCGGTCTGACGGTGACCGTGACCGATCCCGGTGTCGGCCCGAACCTTTCGGACGTGTCCAAGCAGCGGGTGGCCGGCAGCAGGCAAATCATCCTGGACCGCGACCTGCAGCTCGTCGTCAACTCGTTGTGGGCGAGCGGCGCCGAGGCCATCTCGGTCGGCGGCGTCCGGATCGGGCCGAACGTGACCATCCGGCAGGCCGGGGGAGCGATCCTGGTCGACAACAATCCCACCGCCAGCCCCTACACCGTCCTCGCGGTCGGGCCGGCGCACGCGATGCGAGACGCCTTCGACCACAGCCCGGGGCTGCAGCGCCTCAGGCTGCTCGAGGCCTCCTACGGTGTCGTCGTCACCGTGAACGTCGCCGACGGCCTGTCACTGCCCGCCGGATCGATCCGGGACGTCAAGTTCGCCAAACAGATTGGGCCCCAGTGA
- a CDS encoding small basic family protein produces the protein MIGIAALAVGIVLGLVFHPAVPEVIQPYLPIAVVAALDAVFGGLRAYLERIFDPKVFVISFVFNVFVAALIVYVGDQLGVGTQLSTAIIVVLGIRIFGNAAALRRRLFGA, from the coding sequence ATGATCGGTATCGCGGCGCTGGCGGTTGGCATCGTGCTGGGCCTGGTCTTCCACCCCGCCGTGCCCGAGGTCATCCAGCCCTATTTGCCGATCGCGGTGGTCGCGGCGCTCGATGCGGTGTTCGGCGGGCTGCGTGCCTACCTCGAGCGGATCTTCGACCCGAAGGTCTTCGTGATTTCGTTCGTGTTCAACGTCTTCGTCGCCGCACTGATCGTCTACGTCGGCGACCAACTGGGCGTGGGCACGCAGTTGTCCACGGCCATCATCGTGGTACTGGGCATCCGAATCTTCGGCAACGCCGCCGCGCTGCGGCGCCGGCTGTTCGGGGCGTGA
- a CDS encoding DUF881 domain-containing protein, which produces MSQDPPDRAAENRDAPIRHDHPNADPQASDSAQRGRHELPAKRPRPEIGSVRRTGLSALLHGGRSRLVFGTLAAVLCLVLGIAIVTQVRQTKSGDSLDTARPADLLVLLDSLRQREATLNTEVSELQDTLNSLQASGNSDQAAIQSAQARLAALSILVGTVGATGPGVTVTIEDPGPGVSPEAMLDVVNELRAAGAEAIEINDAHQSVRVGVDTWIVGTPGSLTIDGKALSPPYSILAIGDPPTLAAAMNIPGGAEDSVKRVGARMSVQQDDRVDVTTLRQPKPHQYAQPVK; this is translated from the coding sequence GTGAGCCAGGACCCGCCAGACCGCGCCGCCGAAAACCGTGACGCGCCAATCCGCCACGATCACCCCAACGCCGATCCCCAGGCGAGCGACAGCGCCCAGCGTGGCCGTCACGAGCTGCCGGCGAAACGTCCGCGGCCCGAGATCGGGTCGGTGCGCCGCACCGGATTGTCCGCACTGCTGCACGGCGGTCGCTCCCGCCTGGTCTTCGGAACGCTGGCGGCGGTGCTGTGCCTGGTCTTGGGGATCGCCATCGTCACCCAGGTCCGCCAGACCAAGTCGGGCGATTCGCTGGACACGGCGCGGCCCGCGGACCTGTTGGTGCTGTTGGATTCGTTGCGGCAGCGCGAGGCCACGCTCAACACCGAAGTGAGCGAACTGCAGGACACGCTGAATTCGTTGCAGGCCTCCGGCAACAGCGATCAGGCCGCCATCCAGAGCGCCCAGGCCAGGCTGGCCGCGCTATCCATCCTGGTCGGCACCGTCGGCGCGACAGGGCCGGGCGTCACCGTCACGATCGAAGACCCCGGGCCAGGTGTGTCACCGGAAGCGATGCTCGACGTGGTCAACGAGTTGCGTGCCGCCGGCGCCGAGGCGATCGAGATCAACGATGCACACCAGTCCGTGCGGGTGGGTGTCGACACCTGGATAGTGGGTACACCCGGGTCGCTGACCATCGACGGCAAGGCACTGTCGCCCCCGTATTCGATTCTGGCGATTGGCGATCCGCCGACGCTGGCCGCGGCAATGAACATTCCCGGCGGTGCGGAGGACAGCGTCAAGCGGGTCGGCGCGCGGATGTCCGTGCAGCAGGACGACCGAGTGGACGTGACCACCTTGCGACAACCAAAACCGCACCAATACGCTCAGCCCGTCAAGTGA
- the gcvH gene encoding glycine cleavage system protein GcvH has product MSDVPSDLHYTAEHEWVRRSGDDTVRVGITDFAQSALGDVVFVQLPDVGTEVTAGESFGEVESTKSVSDLFAPVSGTVSAVNCDLEGSPQLVNSDPYGAGWLLDVRVSDAAELESAISALLDADAYRGTLTE; this is encoded by the coding sequence GTGAGCGATGTCCCGTCCGATCTGCACTACACCGCCGAACACGAGTGGGTCCGACGAAGCGGTGATGACACCGTGCGGGTCGGGATCACCGACTTCGCGCAGTCGGCACTGGGCGATGTGGTTTTCGTTCAGCTGCCCGACGTGGGCACCGAGGTGACCGCGGGCGAATCCTTCGGCGAAGTGGAGTCGACGAAATCGGTGTCGGACCTGTTCGCGCCCGTCTCGGGCACGGTGTCGGCGGTCAACTGCGATTTGGAAGGCAGTCCGCAGCTGGTCAACTCCGACCCATACGGGGCCGGCTGGCTGCTGGATGTCCGGGTGTCGGATGCCGCCGAGCTCGAGTCGGCGATTTCCGCACTGCTTGACGCCGACGCCTACCGCGGAACACTGACCGAATGA
- the garA gene encoding glycogen accumulation regulator GarA: protein MDSGRQQDQTSDEVTVETTSVFRADFLNELDAPAQAGAESTVSGVEGLPAGSALLVVKRGPNAGSRFLLDQPITSAGRHPDSDIFLDDVTVSRRHAEFRLENNEFHVVDVGSLNGTYVNREPVDSAVLANGDEVQIGKFRLVFLTGPKQGDDDGGSSG from the coding sequence ATGGACTCAGGAAGACAGCAGGACCAGACTTCTGACGAAGTCACAGTGGAGACGACGTCGGTCTTCCGCGCCGACTTCCTCAACGAGCTGGACGCTCCCGCGCAAGCGGGGGCCGAGAGCACGGTATCCGGGGTCGAAGGACTCCCGGCCGGCTCGGCGTTGCTGGTCGTCAAACGAGGGCCAAACGCTGGATCGCGGTTCCTGCTCGACCAGCCCATCACGTCCGCCGGCCGGCACCCCGACAGCGACATCTTCCTCGACGACGTCACCGTCAGCCGTCGTCACGCCGAATTCAGATTGGAAAACAACGAATTCCATGTCGTTGACGTCGGTAGCCTCAATGGCACCTACGTCAACCGCGAGCCCGTGGACTCTGCAGTGCTCGCGAACGGTGACGAAGTGCAGATCGGCAAGTTCCGCCTGGTGTTTTTGACCGGGCCCAAGCAAGGCGACGACGATGGAGGGTCTTCGGGCTAG
- the ftsR gene encoding transcriptional regulator FtsR yields the protein MSAPDSPALAGMSIGAVLELLRPDFPDVTISKIRFLEAEGLVTPQRAASGYRRFTAYDCARLRFILTAQRDHYLPLKVIRAQLDAQSDGELPSIGSPYGVPRLVSVADSGDVGVGPETGSDAAAVAPTRVRLSREDLLERSGVDDELLTALLKAGVITTGPGGFFDEHAVVILQCARALSEYGVEPRHLRAFRSAADRQSDLIAQIAGPVVKAGKTGARDRADDLAREVAALAITLHTSLIKSAVRDVLHR from the coding sequence GTGAGCGCACCCGATAGCCCGGCGCTGGCCGGGATGTCGATCGGGGCGGTCCTGGAGCTGCTGAGGCCGGATTTTCCCGATGTCACGATCTCCAAGATTCGTTTCTTGGAGGCCGAGGGACTGGTGACGCCGCAACGCGCCGCGTCCGGATACCGGAGGTTCACCGCATACGACTGCGCTCGGCTGCGATTCATCCTCACCGCCCAGCGGGATCACTACCTGCCGTTGAAGGTGATCAGGGCACAGCTGGACGCCCAGTCCGACGGCGAGCTGCCGTCGATCGGATCGCCTTATGGCGTACCGCGATTGGTGTCGGTGGCGGACAGCGGAGACGTCGGCGTCGGACCCGAGACCGGGTCCGACGCGGCGGCGGTGGCTCCCACCCGCGTCCGGCTGAGCCGAGAAGACCTGCTGGAGCGCTCGGGTGTGGACGACGAACTCCTGACGGCGCTGCTCAAAGCCGGAGTGATCACGACCGGCCCGGGCGGTTTCTTCGACGAACACGCCGTCGTCATCCTGCAATGTGCGCGGGCGTTGTCCGAATACGGTGTCGAGCCGCGGCATCTGCGCGCCTTCCGCTCGGCGGCCGACAGGCAGTCCGATCTGATCGCCCAAATCGCCGGGCCGGTAGTCAAAGCCGGCAAGACCGGCGCCCGCGATCGCGCCGATGACTTGGCGCGTGAGGTGGCGGCGCTTGCCATCACACTGCACACCTCGCTGATCAAGTCTGCCGTTCGCGACGTTCTGCATCGCTGA
- a CDS encoding bifunctional nuclease family protein, whose product MGEVRVVGIRVEQPQNQPVLLLREANGDRYLPIWIGQSEAAAIALEQQGVEPPRPLTHDLIRDLIAALGHSLKEVRIVDLQEGTFYADLIFDRNITVSARPSDSVAIALRVGVPIYVEEAVLAQAGLLIPDESDEEGNTAVREDEVEKFKEFLDSVSPDDFKAT is encoded by the coding sequence ATGGGCGAAGTTCGTGTTGTCGGCATTCGCGTAGAGCAGCCGCAGAACCAACCGGTGCTGTTGCTGCGCGAAGCCAACGGTGACCGGTACCTGCCGATTTGGATCGGTCAGTCGGAAGCTGCCGCCATCGCGCTTGAGCAGCAAGGCGTTGAACCACCTCGCCCGCTGACGCACGATCTGATCAGGGATCTGATTGCGGCGCTTGGGCATTCGCTGAAAGAGGTGCGGATCGTCGATCTGCAGGAAGGCACTTTTTACGCCGACCTGATCTTCGACCGCAACATCACCGTTTCGGCGCGCCCCTCGGACTCGGTGGCGATAGCACTGCGGGTAGGCGTTCCGATCTACGTCGAGGAGGCGGTGCTTGCCCAAGCCGGGCTGCTGATCCCCGACGAGAGTGACGAAGAGGGCAACACCGCCGTCCGGGAGGACGAGGTCGAGAAATTCAAAGAATTTCTCGACAGCGTGTCTCCCGACGATTTCAAGGCCACTTAA
- a CDS encoding MerR family transcriptional regulator: protein MSEQPRQEQLDLADRADATTDHGGAAPAEPVQPGLFPDDSVPDELVGYRGPSACQIAGITYRQLDYWARTSLVVPSIRSAAGSGSQRLYSFKDILVLKIVKRLLDTGISLHNIRVAVDHLRQRGVGDLANITLFSDGTTVYECTSAEEVVDLLQGGQGVFGIAVSGAMRELTGVIADFPCERADGGESIAAPEDELASRRKHRDRKIG, encoded by the coding sequence GTGAGCGAGCAGCCACGTCAAGAGCAGCTGGACCTAGCTGACCGCGCGGACGCCACGACGGACCACGGCGGCGCCGCCCCGGCTGAACCCGTGCAACCGGGGCTGTTCCCCGACGATTCCGTGCCCGACGAGCTGGTGGGCTACCGCGGGCCGAGTGCCTGCCAGATCGCCGGCATCACTTACCGCCAGCTCGACTACTGGGCACGCACGTCGCTCGTCGTGCCGTCGATCCGCAGCGCGGCGGGCTCCGGTAGCCAGCGGCTCTATTCGTTCAAGGACATCCTGGTTCTCAAGATCGTCAAGCGGTTGCTCGACACCGGCATTTCACTGCACAACATCCGGGTCGCCGTCGACCACCTACGTCAACGCGGCGTGGGGGATCTGGCCAACATCACCCTGTTCTCCGACGGCACCACGGTTTACGAGTGCACGTCGGCCGAAGAGGTCGTCGACCTGTTGCAGGGCGGGCAGGGTGTGTTCGGCATCGCGGTGTCCGGCGCGATGCGCGAGCTGACCGGCGTTATCGCGGACTTTCCTTGCGAGCGTGCCGACGGCGGCGAGTCGATCGCCGCTCCGGAGGACGAGCTAGCCTCCCGGCGCAAGCATCGCGACCGCAAGATCGGCTAA
- the gcvP gene encoding aminomethyl-transferring glycine dehydrogenase — protein MPDQSTFAARHIGPDSQAVTAMLAMIGVDSLDELASKAVPAGILDRLTDSAAPGLDSLPPAASEAEALAELRALADANTVAVSMIGQGYYDTLTPPVLVRNIMENPAWYTAYTPYQPEISQGRLEALLNFQTMIADLTGLEVANASMLDEGTAAAEAMTLMHRAARGSGNRLAVDSDLFTQTAAVLATRARPLGIEIVTADLRDGLPDGDFFGVITQLPGASGRITDWAGLVSRAHDRGALVAVGADLLALTLIAPPGEIGADVAFGTTQRFGVPMGFGGPHAGYLAVHAKHARQLPGRLVGVSLDADGSPAYRLALQTREQHIRRDKATSNICTAQVLLAVMAAMYASYHGADGLTAIAHRVHAHAETIAAALGSALVHDTFFDTVLARVPGRADEVLAAAKAHGVNLWRMDADHVSVACDEATTDAHVAIVLEAFGVAAAEPVGGDIATRTSEFLTHPAFTQYRTETAMMRYLRALADKDIALDRSMIPLGSCTMKLNAAAEMEPITWPEFARLHPFAPASDTPGLRRLIADLEGWLVAITGYDAVSLQPNAGSQGEYAGLLAIHDYHASRGEPHRDVCLIPSSAHGTNAASAALAGLRVVVVDCRDEAGRAGDVDLDDLRAKVAEHADRLAALMVTYPSTHGVYEHDIAEICAAVHDAGGQVYIDGANLNALVGLARPGKFGGDVSHLNLHKTFCIPHGGGGPGVGPVVARSHLAPFLPGHPYAPELPGGHPVSSAPYGSASILPITWAYIRMMGAEGLRTASLTAIASANYIARRLDEYFPVLYAGENGMVAHECILDLRGITKSTGVTVDDVAKRLADYGFHAPTMSFPVAGTLMVEPTESESLTEVDAFCEAMIAIRGEIDKVAAGQWPVDDSPLRGAPHTAECLLVADWDHPYTREEAAYPLGTHFRPKVWPPVRRIDGAYGDRHLVCSCPPVEAFA, from the coding sequence GTGCCCGACCAATCAACCTTCGCAGCCCGGCACATCGGTCCGGACAGCCAGGCCGTCACGGCCATGCTCGCCATGATCGGTGTCGACTCGCTGGACGAGCTGGCGTCCAAGGCGGTTCCGGCGGGCATCCTGGACAGGCTCACCGACAGTGCCGCGCCGGGTTTGGACAGCTTGCCGCCGGCCGCCAGCGAGGCCGAGGCGTTGGCAGAGCTGCGGGCGCTGGCCGACGCCAACACCGTCGCCGTGTCGATGATCGGGCAGGGCTACTACGACACGCTCACGCCGCCGGTGTTGGTGCGCAACATCATGGAAAACCCGGCCTGGTACACCGCCTACACGCCCTACCAGCCCGAGATCAGCCAGGGCCGGCTGGAGGCGCTGCTGAACTTTCAGACCATGATCGCCGACCTCACCGGCCTCGAGGTCGCCAACGCGTCGATGCTCGACGAGGGGACCGCGGCCGCCGAGGCGATGACGCTGATGCACCGCGCGGCTCGTGGCTCAGGGAACCGGCTGGCCGTCGACTCCGATTTGTTCACCCAGACCGCGGCGGTCCTGGCCACCCGCGCCCGGCCGCTGGGCATCGAGATCGTCACCGCCGATTTGCGTGACGGCCTGCCCGACGGCGACTTCTTCGGCGTCATTACCCAGCTGCCCGGCGCCAGTGGCCGGATCACCGACTGGGCGGGCCTGGTGTCGCGGGCGCACGACCGCGGCGCGCTGGTCGCCGTCGGCGCCGACCTGTTGGCGCTGACGCTGATCGCCCCGCCCGGTGAGATCGGCGCCGACGTGGCGTTCGGCACTACCCAAAGGTTCGGTGTGCCAATGGGATTCGGCGGCCCGCACGCCGGTTACCTGGCGGTGCACGCCAAGCACGCCCGTCAGCTGCCGGGACGGCTGGTCGGGGTGTCGCTGGATGCCGACGGTTCGCCGGCCTATCGGCTGGCGCTGCAGACCCGCGAGCAGCACATCCGCCGCGACAAGGCGACCAGCAACATCTGCACAGCGCAGGTGCTGCTGGCGGTGATGGCCGCGATGTACGCGAGCTACCACGGCGCCGACGGGCTGACCGCCATCGCCCACCGCGTGCACGCCCACGCCGAGACCATTGCCGCCGCACTGGGCTCGGCGCTGGTGCACGACACGTTCTTCGACACCGTGTTGGCGCGGGTCCCGGGGCGCGCCGACGAGGTGCTGGCCGCGGCCAAGGCTCACGGTGTGAACCTGTGGCGCATGGACGCCGACCACGTGTCGGTGGCCTGCGACGAGGCCACCACCGACGCCCACGTCGCCATCGTGCTGGAGGCCTTTGGCGTGGCCGCCGCCGAACCGGTCGGCGGCGATATCGCGACCCGCACGTCGGAGTTCCTCACCCATCCCGCGTTCACGCAGTACCGCACCGAGACGGCGATGATGCGCTACCTGCGCGCGCTGGCGGACAAGGATATCGCCTTGGACCGCAGCATGATTCCGCTCGGCTCGTGCACGATGAAGCTCAACGCCGCCGCCGAGATGGAACCGATCACCTGGCCGGAATTCGCCCGCCTGCACCCCTTCGCCCCGGCGTCCGACACCCCGGGACTGCGCCGGCTGATCGCCGACCTGGAGGGCTGGCTGGTGGCCATCACCGGCTACGACGCGGTGTCGCTGCAGCCCAACGCCGGCTCGCAGGGGGAGTACGCCGGCCTGCTGGCGATCCACGACTACCACGCCAGCCGCGGCGAACCGCACCGCGACGTCTGCCTGATCCCATCCAGCGCGCACGGCACCAACGCCGCGTCGGCCGCGCTGGCCGGGCTGCGGGTGGTGGTCGTCGACTGCCGCGACGAGGCCGGTCGGGCTGGCGACGTCGACCTCGACGACCTGCGGGCCAAGGTGGCCGAGCACGCCGACCGGCTGGCGGCGTTGATGGTCACCTATCCGTCCACGCACGGCGTCTACGAGCACGACATCGCCGAGATCTGCGCGGCGGTGCACGACGCCGGCGGCCAGGTCTACATCGACGGCGCCAACCTCAACGCGCTGGTCGGCCTGGCCCGGCCCGGGAAGTTCGGCGGCGACGTCAGCCACCTGAACCTGCACAAGACGTTCTGCATCCCGCACGGCGGCGGCGGGCCGGGCGTCGGTCCGGTGGTGGCGCGCTCGCATTTGGCCCCGTTCCTGCCGGGCCACCCGTACGCCCCGGAACTGCCTGGGGGGCATCCGGTGTCGTCGGCGCCGTACGGGTCGGCCTCGATCCTGCCGATCACCTGGGCCTACATCAGGATGATGGGCGCCGAGGGACTGCGGACGGCCTCGCTGACCGCGATCGCCTCGGCCAACTACATTGCTCGCCGGCTCGACGAGTACTTCCCGGTGCTCTACGCCGGCGAGAACGGCATGGTGGCCCACGAGTGCATCCTCGACCTGCGGGGCATCACCAAGTCGACCGGCGTGACCGTCGATGATGTCGCGAAACGCTTGGCGGACTACGGCTTTCATGCGCCCACCATGAGCTTCCCGGTCGCCGGCACGCTCATGGTGGAGCCCACCGAGAGCGAGAGCCTGACCGAGGTCGACGCGTTCTGCGAGGCCATGATCGCCATCCGCGGCGAGATCGACAAAGTGGCGGCCGGGCAGTGGCCCGTGGACGACAGCCCGCTGCGCGGCGCGCCGCACACCGCCGAGTGCCTGCTGGTCGCCGACTGGGATCACCCCTACACCCGTGAAGAGGCGGCTTATCCGCTGGGCACGCACTTCCGGCCTAAGGTGTGGCCGCCGGTGCGTCGCATCGACGGCGCTTACGGCGACCGCCACCTGGTCTGCTCGTGCCCGCCGGTGGAGGCGTTCGCCTAA
- a CDS encoding substrate-binding domain-containing protein, translated as MGRHSMPDPGDSVDQPADEYPADDADRGDDTGHHHAAGYPEPPADYGYYSDEDFPTGDEPHPADVGAADEYPEFPPRPAAAAGSEPPAPPPSLFRAGHRGLGDWRGGHRSDGGRRGVSIGVIVALIAVVVVIGTVILWSFFGDALSNRSHRAAVRCVGGKETVAVVADPSIADPVQQLAESYNSSAGPIGDHCMVVSVKPAGSDAVLGGFIGKWPAELGGQPALWIPGSSISVARLAAATAQKTITDSRSLVTSPVMLAVRPELASALANQNWAALPGLQTDPNALAGLNLPAWGSLRLALPMNGNGDASFLAGEAVAAASVPAGAPATQGTGAVRTLLSAQPKLADNSLAEAMNTLLKPGDAATAPVHAVITTEQQLFQRGQSLPDAKGTLGSWLPPGPAPVADYPTVLLSGSWLTPEQTSAASEFARFMHKPEQLAKLAKAGFRVNGVKPPSSPVARFAALPSALSVGDDAVRATLAEAMAAPSSGLAATIMLDQSMPTEEGGKTRLANVIAALEDKIKALPPTAVVGLWTFDGHEGRSEVTGGPLADPVNPTGGQPRSAALAAALDKQYSSAGGAVSFTTLRMIYQDMQTNYRAGQANSILLITAGPHTDQTLDGPGLQDFVRKSADPAKPIAINVIDFGADPDRATWEAVARLSGGGYQNLATSASPDLATAINTFLS; from the coding sequence ATGGGTAGGCACAGCATGCCCGACCCCGGGGATTCCGTCGACCAGCCGGCCGACGAATACCCCGCCGACGATGCCGATCGTGGCGACGACACCGGCCACCACCACGCGGCGGGATACCCCGAACCGCCGGCCGATTACGGCTACTACTCGGACGAGGACTTCCCCACCGGCGACGAGCCCCACCCCGCCGACGTCGGCGCTGCAGACGAATATCCCGAGTTTCCGCCGCGGCCGGCGGCCGCGGCGGGCTCCGAGCCGCCGGCGCCCCCACCGTCGTTGTTCCGCGCCGGCCACCGGGGCCTTGGCGACTGGCGGGGCGGTCACCGCAGCGACGGCGGGCGCCGGGGAGTCAGCATCGGGGTGATCGTGGCCCTCATCGCCGTCGTCGTGGTGATAGGCACCGTGATCCTCTGGAGCTTCTTCGGTGACGCGTTGTCCAACCGCTCGCACCGGGCCGCCGTGCGCTGCGTCGGAGGCAAGGAGACGGTCGCCGTCGTTGCCGACCCATCGATCGCCGACCCCGTTCAGCAGCTCGCGGAAAGCTACAACTCGTCGGCCGGCCCGATCGGTGACCACTGCATGGTGGTGAGCGTCAAACCGGCCGGCTCCGACGCCGTCCTCGGCGGGTTCATCGGCAAGTGGCCGGCCGAACTGGGCGGCCAGCCCGCGCTGTGGATCCCGGGCAGCTCGATCTCCGTCGCGCGGCTCGCCGCCGCCACGGCCCAGAAAACGATCACCGACAGCCGTTCGCTGGTGACGTCGCCGGTCATGCTCGCCGTCCGGCCGGAACTCGCATCCGCCCTGGCCAACCAGAACTGGGCGGCGCTACCCGGCCTGCAAACCGATCCGAACGCATTGGCCGGGTTGAACCTGCCGGCGTGGGGATCGCTGCGACTGGCGCTGCCGATGAACGGCAACGGTGACGCGTCGTTTCTGGCCGGGGAGGCGGTGGCGGCCGCGTCGGTGCCCGCCGGCGCACCGGCGACACAGGGCACCGGCGCGGTGCGCACGCTGCTGAGCGCGCAACCCAAGCTGGCGGACAACTCGCTGGCCGAGGCGATGAACACGCTGCTCAAGCCCGGTGACGCGGCGACCGCGCCGGTGCACGCGGTGATCACCACCGAGCAGCAGCTGTTCCAGCGCGGCCAGTCGTTGCCGGATGCCAAGGGCACGCTGGGCTCCTGGCTACCGCCCGGGCCGGCGCCGGTCGCCGACTATCCCACGGTGCTGCTCAGCGGCTCATGGCTGACACCGGAGCAGACGTCGGCGGCCAGCGAGTTCGCCCGCTTCATGCACAAACCCGAGCAACTCGCGAAGCTGGCCAAGGCCGGCTTCCGGGTCAACGGGGTCAAACCGCCGAGCAGCCCGGTCGCCCGGTTTGCGGCGCTGCCCTCCGCCCTGTCGGTGGGCGACGATGCGGTGCGCGCCACGCTGGCCGAAGCCATGGCCGCCCCGTCGAGCGGACTGGCCGCGACCATCATGCTCGACCAGTCGATGCCCACCGAGGAAGGCGGAAAGACGCGGCTGGCCAACGTCATCGCGGCGCTCGAGGACAAGATCAAAGCGCTGCCGCCCACCGCCGTCGTGGGGCTGTGGACGTTCGACGGCCACGAGGGTCGCTCGGAGGTGACGGGCGGGCCGCTGGCCGACCCCGTCAATCCCACCGGTGGCCAGCCGCGCTCGGCGGCGCTGGCGGCCGCGTTGGACAAGCAGTATTCGTCGGCCGGCGGCGCGGTGTCGTTTACCACGCTGCGCATGATCTACCAGGACATGCAGACGAATTACCGTGCTGGCCAAGCGAATTCGATATTGCTGATCACGGCCGGACCGCATACCGACCAAACGCTGGACGGGCCGGGGCTGCAGGATTTCGTCCGCAAAAGCGCCGACCCGGCCAAACCCATCGCGATCAACGTCATCGACTTCGGTGCCGACCCGGACCGGGCCACGTGGGAGGCCGTCGCCCGGCTCAGCGGCGGGGGCTATCAGAACCTCGCCACGTCGGCGTCCCCCGACCTCGCCACGGCGATCAACACGTTCCTGAGTTGA